A single genomic interval of Mycolicibacterium holsaticum DSM 44478 = JCM 12374 harbors:
- a CDS encoding MBL fold metallo-hydrolase: MQVTSVGHAGFRIDTKAGSILCDPWVNPAYFASWFPFPDNSTLDWDALGDCDYLYVSHLHADHFDPKNLREHVNKDAVVLLPDFPVPDLRRELEKAGFHRFFETTDSVKHRVSGPKGDLDVMIIALRAPADGPIGDSGLVVDDGETVCFNMNDARPVDLDVVHADFDQVDVHMLQYSGAIWYPMVYDMPARAKEAFGIQKRRRQMDRCRQYIAQVGARWVIPSAGPPCFLDPELRHLNDDSGDPANIFPDQVVFLEQMRAHGHDGGLLMIPGSTAEFTGSQLDSLRHPMSDDEVQAIFTTGKADYIADYAERMAPVLAAAKASWARAAGEPLLEPLRAVFEPIMIQSDQICDGIGYPVELRLNGRDHHETVVLDFPKRAVREPIPDEKFRYGFEIAPELVRTVVRDNEPDWVNTIFLSTRFAAWRVGGYNEYLYTFFKCLTDERIAYADGWFAEAHDDTASIALDGWEIQRRCPHLKADLSKFGVVEGTTLTCNLHGWQWNLENGRCLTSKGHELRCRKL, encoded by the coding sequence GTGCAGGTCACAAGCGTCGGGCATGCGGGTTTCCGCATCGACACCAAGGCTGGCAGCATCCTGTGCGACCCGTGGGTGAACCCGGCGTACTTCGCGTCGTGGTTCCCGTTCCCGGACAACAGCACGCTGGACTGGGACGCCCTCGGTGACTGCGACTACCTCTACGTCTCGCATCTGCACGCCGACCACTTCGACCCGAAGAACCTGCGCGAGCACGTCAACAAGGACGCGGTGGTGCTGCTGCCCGACTTCCCAGTGCCCGATCTGCGCCGCGAACTCGAGAAGGCCGGATTTCACCGGTTCTTCGAAACGACCGATTCAGTCAAACACCGCGTCAGCGGCCCCAAGGGTGATCTCGATGTGATGATCATCGCGCTGCGCGCCCCCGCCGACGGACCGATCGGGGACTCCGGTCTGGTGGTCGACGACGGCGAGACGGTCTGCTTCAACATGAACGACGCCCGCCCGGTGGACCTGGACGTGGTGCACGCCGATTTCGACCAGGTCGACGTGCACATGCTGCAGTACTCCGGGGCGATCTGGTATCCGATGGTCTACGACATGCCGGCGCGAGCCAAGGAAGCGTTCGGTATCCAGAAGCGCCGGCGACAGATGGACCGCTGCCGGCAGTACATCGCCCAGGTCGGGGCGAGGTGGGTCATCCCCTCCGCGGGCCCACCGTGCTTCCTCGATCCCGAGTTGCGCCACCTCAACGACGACTCCGGCGATCCGGCCAACATCTTCCCCGACCAGGTGGTGTTCCTCGAGCAGATGCGTGCGCACGGACACGACGGCGGGTTGTTGATGATTCCGGGGTCGACGGCGGAATTCACCGGCTCACAACTGGATTCGCTTCGCCACCCGATGTCCGATGACGAGGTGCAGGCCATCTTCACCACCGGCAAGGCCGACTACATCGCCGACTACGCCGAGCGGATGGCGCCGGTGCTGGCCGCCGCGAAGGCCAGCTGGGCGCGCGCGGCCGGTGAGCCGCTGCTCGAGCCGCTGCGCGCGGTGTTCGAGCCGATCATGATCCAGAGCGATCAGATCTGCGACGGTATCGGCTACCCGGTCGAGCTTCGGCTGAACGGTCGTGATCATCACGAGACCGTGGTGCTGGATTTCCCGAAACGTGCTGTGCGTGAACCAATTCCCGACGAGAAGTTCCGCTACGGGTTCGAGATCGCCCCCGAGCTGGTGCGCACCGTAGTGCGCGACAACGAGCCGGACTGGGTCAACACCATCTTCCTGTCGACGCGCTTTGCGGCATGGCGGGTCGGCGGCTACAACGAATACCTGTACACCTTCTTCAAGTGCCTCACCGACGAACGCATCGCCTACGCCGACGGCTGGTTCGCCGAGGCCCACGACGACACCGCCTCGATCGCCTTGGACGGCTGGGAGATTCAGCGCCGTTGCCCACACCTGAAGGCCGACCTGTCGAAGTTCGGCGTGGTGGAGGGCACCACGCTGACGTGCAACCTGCACGGCTGGCAGTGGAACCTGGAGAACGGTCGGTGCTTGACCAGCAAGGGCCACGAGTTGCGGTGCCGCAAGCTGTGA
- a CDS encoding lysophospholipid acyltransferase family protein, whose protein sequence is MEPVYGTVIALARLLWRAQGLTFTVTGVENLPVTGGAVVAINHTSYFDFTFAGLPAYRQGRGRKVRFMAKKEVFDHKVGGPLMRSLRHIEVDRNSGAESFDLACQRLKEGELVGVYPEATISRSFEIKELKSGAARMAIACDVPIVPHIVWGAQRIWTKGHPKNLWRPKVPISVAVGEPIAPTLPAAELTALLHSRMQHLLERVQDAYGPHPPGEYWVPHRLGGGAPTLAEAARMDAEEAAAKAARRAQHPGATGAPG, encoded by the coding sequence GTGGAACCGGTATACGGCACCGTCATCGCACTCGCGCGGCTGTTGTGGCGTGCGCAGGGGTTGACCTTCACCGTCACCGGCGTGGAGAACCTGCCGGTCACCGGCGGGGCGGTGGTGGCCATCAACCACACGAGCTACTTCGATTTCACCTTCGCCGGGCTGCCCGCCTACCGGCAGGGGCGCGGACGCAAGGTGCGGTTCATGGCCAAGAAAGAGGTCTTCGACCACAAGGTCGGCGGACCCCTGATGCGCAGCCTGCGCCACATCGAGGTGGACCGCAACAGCGGTGCGGAGTCGTTCGACCTGGCCTGTCAGCGGCTCAAGGAAGGCGAGCTGGTCGGCGTCTATCCGGAGGCCACCATCAGCCGCAGCTTCGAGATCAAGGAGCTCAAGTCCGGTGCGGCGCGCATGGCGATCGCCTGCGACGTGCCGATCGTGCCGCACATCGTCTGGGGTGCGCAGCGCATCTGGACCAAGGGCCACCCGAAGAACCTGTGGCGGCCGAAGGTGCCCATCTCGGTTGCGGTCGGCGAGCCGATCGCCCCGACGCTGCCGGCCGCGGAGCTGACCGCGCTGCTGCATTCGCGGATGCAGCACCTGCTCGAACGCGTGCAGGACGCCTACGGTCCCCATCCGCCCGGCGAGTACTGGGTGCCGCACCGGCTCGGCGGCGGCGCGCCGACGCTGGCCGAGGCCGCCCGGATGGACGCCGAGGAGGCCGCCGCGAAGGCCGCACGGCGCGCGCAGCATCCCGGTGCGACGGGGGCGCCGGGGTAG
- a CDS encoding lysophospholipid acyltransferase family protein, whose translation MPKEPVFRTLEVLVKAAVRVNGIRITYTGLEHIPANGGAVIAINHTSYIDWLPAALAAHYRSRRLRFMIKEEMQEVKPINFLIKRTGTIPVDRRAGAGAYAVAVDRLRAGELVGVYPEATISRSFELKEFKTGAARMAREADAPLIPLIVWGAQRMWTKDHPRRLGRTKIPITVEVGAPLRAAESMEQTLAELRASMSALLDKVQREYPHPPGTFWVPRRLGGSAPTPEEARRLDEAELAERARRRAQREDKSSR comes from the coding sequence GTGCCGAAGGAACCCGTATTCCGGACGCTTGAGGTTCTCGTCAAGGCGGCGGTCAGGGTCAACGGGATCCGCATCACCTATACCGGCCTCGAGCACATCCCCGCCAACGGCGGCGCCGTGATCGCCATCAACCACACCAGCTACATCGACTGGCTGCCCGCCGCGCTGGCCGCGCACTACCGCAGCAGGCGACTGCGCTTCATGATCAAAGAAGAGATGCAGGAAGTGAAGCCGATCAACTTCCTCATCAAGCGCACCGGCACCATCCCGGTGGACCGTCGTGCCGGAGCAGGCGCCTACGCGGTCGCGGTGGACCGGCTGCGCGCCGGTGAGCTGGTCGGCGTGTATCCCGAGGCCACCATCAGCCGCAGCTTCGAGCTCAAGGAGTTCAAGACCGGCGCGGCCCGGATGGCCCGTGAGGCCGACGCTCCGCTGATCCCTCTCATCGTCTGGGGTGCGCAGCGGATGTGGACAAAGGATCACCCAAGGCGGTTGGGCCGCACCAAGATTCCGATCACCGTCGAGGTCGGTGCGCCGCTGCGCGCCGCTGAGAGCATGGAGCAGACATTGGCCGAGCTGCGAGCTTCGATGAGCGCGCTGTTGGACAAAGTGCAGCGTGAATACCCGCATCCGCCCGGCACGTTCTGGGTGCCGCGCCGGCTGGGCGGCAGCGCGCCGACACCGGAAGAGGCCAGGCGGCTCGACGAAGCCGAACTCGCGGAGCGGGCCAGACGCCGAGCGCAGCGCGAAGACAAGAGCTCGCGATGA
- a CDS encoding Cof-type HAD-IIB family hydrolase codes for MNRPAMIASDVDGTLLDDDEKVNPRTRAVVHAAVDDGARFVLATGRPPRWVQPVVDALGFAPVTICANGAVIYDPATDRIISARTLSTELLAELADIATTAIPGAGLAVERVGDSAHDAATPQFVSSPGYEHAWLNPDNTEVSMADLLSAPAIKLLVRKAGARSADMATVLAEPLAELADITYSTNNGLIEVMPLGISKASGIEELTGPLGIAADEVVTFGDMPNDIPMLRWAGLGVAMAHAHPEALAAADEVTLTNNQEGVAHVLERWWGR; via the coding sequence ATGAACCGGCCCGCGATGATCGCCTCCGATGTGGACGGCACGCTGCTCGACGACGACGAGAAGGTCAACCCGCGCACCCGCGCCGTCGTGCACGCCGCCGTGGACGACGGCGCGCGGTTCGTGCTGGCGACCGGCCGTCCGCCGCGGTGGGTGCAACCGGTCGTCGACGCTCTCGGGTTCGCGCCGGTGACGATCTGCGCCAACGGCGCGGTGATCTACGACCCGGCCACCGACCGCATCATCTCCGCGCGCACGTTGTCGACCGAATTGCTGGCCGAACTCGCCGACATCGCCACCACGGCCATCCCCGGCGCGGGGTTGGCCGTCGAACGGGTGGGCGACAGCGCCCACGACGCCGCGACACCGCAGTTCGTCAGCTCACCGGGTTACGAACACGCCTGGCTCAACCCGGACAACACCGAGGTGTCGATGGCCGACCTGCTCAGCGCGCCGGCGATCAAGCTGCTCGTGCGCAAGGCCGGTGCCCGCAGCGCCGACATGGCCACTGTGCTGGCCGAACCCCTGGCGGAGCTCGCCGACATCACCTACTCCACGAACAACGGTCTGATCGAGGTGATGCCGCTGGGCATCAGCAAGGCCTCTGGCATCGAGGAGCTCACCGGCCCGCTGGGGATCGCCGCCGACGAGGTGGTGACGTTCGGCGATATGCCCAACGACATTCCGATGCTGCGGTGGGCCGGGCTGGGGGTGGCGATGGCCCACGCCCACCCTGAAGCGCTGGCCGCCGCCGACGAGGTCACGTTGACCAACAATCAGGAGGGCGTGGCCCACGTGCTGGAACGCTGGTGGGGCCGGTAG
- the gjpA gene encoding outer membrane porin GjpA, giving the protein MQVAPRSRLTVGLALAAASVVAVNPLTVPTSVPSPPAVSSAAVQLAASYNPLQPWLEAFQTASASATQIGDTFSQAPAVLLQQILANQAGYLSEVLKNPGSIGTVLGQMVANVQAAFTAATLLGIDATINPFPSQESLDGWHSILLQSIPKLLRAGTPPQAVAVVKELLNVLSSPVSGIVFGFAGPVISPVVAVVNSVHNIVSALVAGDFATAMQGVINIPADIVGAVLNGANLNLDGLVPVLNNAGLLSPGTTLHNLNIQFGGLFSPGSTGVDPMTGEPVGIGGSIFNSIGMTTTTDLMGFPLTLEIPGIGIGPIGALVAFGQIIAKAIGWSGVGNPLAELSKAPAADTAPATTLVTKTALTNDSPAAIPSTSAATFNISSGGTAFESPLKTTEAAAGTPVAATPDETGAADESTSDPTADDDDANDGTEVTDADASDAYTDAEEAADADEADSADTDTDTDTDTDIDTTSKTTGAGEGSTDSGDGTDSVSGSQE; this is encoded by the coding sequence ATGCAGGTAGCACCGCGTTCGCGGCTGACGGTCGGCCTCGCTCTGGCAGCTGCCAGTGTCGTCGCCGTCAATCCCTTGACGGTGCCGACGTCCGTGCCGTCGCCCCCTGCGGTCAGCTCGGCTGCCGTGCAATTGGCGGCCAGCTACAACCCCTTGCAGCCGTGGCTGGAGGCGTTCCAAACGGCATCTGCCAGTGCCACCCAGATCGGCGACACCTTCTCCCAGGCCCCCGCCGTGCTGCTGCAACAGATTCTGGCGAACCAGGCCGGTTACCTGAGTGAGGTGCTGAAGAACCCGGGCAGCATCGGCACGGTCCTCGGGCAGATGGTGGCCAACGTGCAGGCCGCGTTCACCGCCGCCACCCTGCTCGGCATCGATGCCACCATCAATCCCTTTCCGAGTCAGGAATCGCTGGACGGGTGGCACTCGATCCTGTTGCAATCGATTCCCAAGTTGCTGCGGGCGGGTACCCCGCCGCAGGCAGTCGCGGTGGTCAAGGAACTCCTCAACGTTCTCTCCTCCCCGGTCAGTGGCATCGTGTTCGGGTTTGCCGGGCCGGTGATCAGTCCCGTGGTGGCGGTGGTGAACAGCGTGCACAACATCGTCAGCGCGCTGGTCGCGGGAGACTTCGCAACCGCGATGCAGGGCGTCATCAACATCCCCGCCGACATCGTGGGTGCGGTGCTCAACGGCGCCAACTTGAACCTCGACGGCCTGGTCCCGGTGCTCAACAACGCGGGACTGCTGTCGCCGGGCACCACCCTGCACAACCTCAACATCCAGTTCGGTGGGCTGTTCAGCCCGGGTTCCACGGGTGTGGACCCAATGACTGGCGAGCCGGTTGGCATTGGCGGTTCGATCTTCAACTCGATCGGAATGACCACCACCACCGATTTGATGGGATTCCCGCTCACGCTGGAGATTCCCGGTATCGGAATCGGGCCGATCGGGGCACTGGTGGCCTTCGGTCAGATCATCGCCAAGGCGATCGGGTGGAGTGGCGTCGGCAACCCGCTGGCCGAATTGTCCAAGGCCCCGGCGGCGGACACCGCCCCTGCCACCACACTGGTCACCAAGACGGCGTTGACCAACGATTCGCCGGCAGCGATTCCGAGCACTTCGGCCGCCACGTTCAACATCTCCTCGGGCGGGACAGCTTTCGAGTCGCCTTTGAAGACCACAGAAGCCGCGGCAGGCACGCCGGTCGCGGCAACGCCGGACGAAACCGGGGCCGCTGACGAGAGCACCAGCGATCCGACGGCGGACGACGACGACGCCAACGACGGAACCGAGGTCACTGACGCGGACGCCAGCGACGCGTATACGGATGCGGAGGAGGCGGCCGACGCCGACGAGGCTGACAGCGCGGATACCGATACGGATACCGATACCGACACCGATATCGACACCACGTCGAAGACGACCGGCGCCGGTGAGGGCAGCACCGACAGCGGCGACGGTACGGACTCCGTGAGCGGCTCGCAGGAGTAG
- a CDS encoding N-acetylmuramoyl-L-alanine amidase, giving the protein MPSLLFTAVAATIVMLPLAIYGLPDGDDERAPALEAPKMAEQPLTDLGGGETIREIHQDTPFAMVALTASDLTGTSARVRAKKADGAWGPWYDVEPLEGVGPDDPGAGGPRGTEPVFVGRTTTVQIAVTRPAGAQPTAPQHVSGADTPELGYVPANVEQPFGQNLNAVLISPPQAPVDNLPLPSAVNSPGVPPVIISRAQWGADESMRCGEPRYDNGIRAGIVHHTAGSNEYAPEDSAGIVRSIYEYHTRTLGWCDIAYNALVDKYGQVFEGRAGGMTRPVEGAHTGGFNRDTWGVAMMGNFDAVPPTPIQLGTTGRLLGWRMGMDHIDPRGSVVLASAGSSFSKFPFGSAPTLPTIFTHRDVGVTECPGNAAYALMDQIRDIAARFNSPPGPADLVDTLRGGAIFARWVSMGGPTSPLGNPTSPEASGHDGTRYATFERGAIYWSPPTGAQPLTGEIYKAWGSLGFERGALGLPTSGEIHEPLWIVQNFQHGTLNFDRETGGVTRVVDGIAVDLPSNYVDHAPTQLERFTPPISPT; this is encoded by the coding sequence ATGCCGTCGTTGCTGTTCACCGCTGTCGCGGCGACGATCGTCATGCTGCCGTTGGCGATCTACGGCCTGCCCGACGGCGACGACGAACGTGCGCCCGCACTCGAGGCGCCCAAGATGGCCGAGCAGCCGCTGACCGACCTCGGCGGCGGCGAGACGATCCGGGAGATCCACCAGGACACGCCGTTCGCGATGGTCGCGCTCACGGCATCCGACCTCACCGGCACGTCGGCCAGAGTGCGCGCCAAGAAGGCCGACGGCGCCTGGGGGCCCTGGTACGACGTGGAACCTCTCGAGGGCGTGGGCCCGGACGACCCCGGTGCGGGCGGCCCCCGAGGCACCGAGCCGGTGTTCGTCGGGCGCACCACCACGGTGCAGATCGCGGTCACCCGGCCCGCCGGCGCGCAACCGACTGCGCCCCAACATGTTTCCGGCGCTGACACCCCCGAACTGGGTTACGTGCCCGCGAACGTCGAGCAGCCGTTCGGGCAGAACCTCAACGCGGTGCTGATCAGCCCGCCGCAGGCGCCGGTGGACAACCTGCCGCTGCCGTCGGCGGTGAACAGCCCCGGGGTGCCACCGGTCATCATCAGCCGCGCGCAGTGGGGCGCCGACGAATCGATGCGATGCGGAGAACCGCGGTACGACAACGGGATCCGGGCCGGCATCGTCCATCACACCGCGGGCAGCAACGAGTACGCGCCAGAGGATTCGGCCGGTATCGTGCGGTCGATCTACGAGTACCACACCCGAACGTTGGGCTGGTGCGACATCGCCTACAACGCGCTGGTCGACAAGTACGGCCAGGTGTTCGAAGGGCGCGCGGGCGGGATGACCAGACCGGTCGAGGGCGCCCACACCGGCGGCTTCAACCGCGACACCTGGGGCGTGGCGATGATGGGCAACTTCGACGCGGTTCCGCCCACCCCGATCCAGTTGGGCACCACGGGCCGGCTGCTGGGGTGGCGCATGGGCATGGACCACATCGACCCGAGGGGCTCCGTGGTGCTGGCCTCGGCGGGCAGTTCGTTCTCCAAGTTCCCGTTCGGTTCCGCCCCGACGTTGCCGACGATCTTCACCCACCGCGACGTCGGCGTGACCGAATGCCCGGGCAATGCGGCCTACGCGCTGATGGACCAGATCCGCGACATCGCTGCGCGGTTCAACAGTCCCCCGGGACCCGCCGATCTGGTGGACACGCTGCGCGGCGGCGCGATCTTCGCCCGCTGGGTATCGATGGGCGGGCCGACCAGCCCGCTGGGTAATCCGACGTCACCGGAGGCCTCCGGCCACGACGGCACCCGGTATGCGACGTTCGAGCGCGGCGCCATCTACTGGTCGCCGCCCACCGGCGCCCAGCCGCTGACCGGGGAGATCTACAAGGCGTGGGGGTCGCTGGGTTTCGAGCGCGGCGCGCTGGGCCTGCCGACCAGCGGCGAAATCCACGAGCCGCTGTGGATCGTGCAGAACTTCCAGCACGGCACGCTCAACTTCGACCGCGAGACGGGCGGCGTGACGCGGGTGGTCGACGGCATCGCGGTCGACCTGCCGTCGAACTACGTCGACCATGCGCCGACCCAGCTGGAGCGGTTCACCCCTCCGATCAGCCCCACCTGA
- the glf gene encoding UDP-galactopyranose mutase gives MTTSVPPVAPLSPASREGTPPSGARYDLFVVGSGFFGLTIAERVATQLDKRVLVIERRPHIGGNAYSEPEPQTGIEVHRYGAHLFHTSNKRVWDYVRQFTDFTGYQHRVFAMHNGQAYQFPMGLGLVSQFFGRYFTPDEARALIKEQAAEISTEDAQNLEEKAISLIGRPLYEAFVKGYTAKQWQTDPKELPASNITRLPVRYTFNNRYFNDTYEGLPADGYTAWLQNMAADDRIEVRLDTDWFDVRDELRAESPSAPVVYTGPLDRYFDYTEGRLGWRTLDFELEVLPTGDFQGTPVMNYNDLDVPHTRIHEFRHFHPERDYPTDKTVIMREFSRFADDDDEPYYPINTESDRDMLAGYRARAKSETASANVLFGGRLGTYQYLDMHMAIASALNMYDNILAPHLRDGAPLSNGTESSSA, from the coding sequence ATGACCACCTCTGTTCCCCCGGTCGCTCCGCTCTCCCCTGCCAGTCGGGAGGGGACCCCGCCCTCCGGAGCCCGCTATGACCTCTTTGTCGTCGGTTCCGGATTCTTCGGCCTGACGATCGCCGAGCGCGTCGCGACGCAGCTGGACAAGCGGGTGCTGGTCATCGAGCGGCGCCCGCATATCGGGGGCAACGCCTACTCCGAGCCGGAGCCGCAGACCGGCATCGAGGTGCACCGCTACGGTGCGCACCTGTTCCACACCTCCAACAAGAGGGTGTGGGACTACGTGCGCCAGTTCACCGACTTCACCGGATACCAGCACCGCGTCTTCGCCATGCACAACGGGCAGGCCTATCAGTTCCCGATGGGGCTGGGCCTGGTGTCGCAGTTCTTCGGGCGCTACTTCACCCCCGACGAAGCCCGGGCGCTGATCAAGGAGCAGGCCGCCGAGATCAGCACCGAAGACGCCCAGAACCTGGAGGAGAAAGCGATCTCGCTGATCGGGCGTCCCCTCTACGAGGCGTTCGTCAAGGGATACACCGCCAAACAGTGGCAGACCGACCCCAAGGAGCTGCCGGCCTCCAACATCACCCGGCTCCCGGTGCGCTACACGTTCAACAACCGCTACTTCAACGACACCTACGAGGGCCTGCCGGCCGACGGCTACACCGCGTGGCTGCAGAACATGGCCGCCGACGACCGCATCGAGGTGCGGCTGGACACCGACTGGTTCGACGTGCGCGACGAGCTGCGCGCTGAGTCCCCGTCGGCCCCGGTGGTCTACACCGGCCCGCTCGACCGCTACTTCGATTACACCGAGGGTCGATTAGGTTGGCGCACCCTGGATTTCGAGCTCGAGGTGTTGCCGACCGGAGATTTCCAGGGCACCCCGGTGATGAACTACAACGACCTGGATGTCCCGCACACGCGTATTCATGAGTTCCGGCACTTTCATCCCGAGCGGGACTATCCCACCGACAAGACCGTGATCATGCGGGAGTTCTCGCGGTTCGCCGATGACGACGACGAGCCCTACTACCCGATCAACACCGAGTCCGACCGTGACATGCTGGCCGGGTACCGGGCCAGGGCGAAGTCCGAAACGGCATCGGCGAACGTGTTGTTCGGCGGCCGGCTGGGCACCTACCAGTACCTCGACATGCACATGGCCATCGCCAGCGCACTGAACATGTACGACAACATCCTCGCGCCGCACCTGCGGGACGGCGCGCCGCTAAGCAACGGCACAGAAAGCAGCAGCGCATGA
- a CDS encoding glycosyltransferase — translation MSDIPSGALDAAESRAVSLLARIISPRPGEPHDVRKLYIEEATTNSRRAHAPTRTTLEIGAESEVSFATYFNAFPASYWRRWSTLDTVVLRIELTGGGRVDVYRSKATGARITVGGAPVSGEHASVEFEIDLSPFEDGGWIWFDITTDTNTTVHSAGWYAPSPAPGRANVAVGIPTFNRPSDCVNALAALTADPLVDKVIGAVIVSDQGTDKAKDHPGFAAAAAALGDRLSVHDQPNLGGSGGYSRVMYEALKNTDCEQILFMDDDIRIEPDSILRALAMNRFAKAPTLVGGQMLNLQEPSHLHVMGEMVAQENFMWTNAVNTEYDHNFAKFPLSDEEEPRSQLLHRRIDVDYNGWWMCMIPRQVAEELGQPLPLFIKWDDADYGLRAAEHGYGTVTLPGAAIWHMAWSDKDDAIDWQAYFHLRNRLVVAAMHWDGNVRGLLASHLKATIKHLLCLEYSTVAIQNKAMDDFLAGPENLFSILESALPEVRAMRQQYPDAVVLPGATALPPASDKLRKKVKIPTNPLAISMRLSRGVIHQLKPHDPQHHERPQVNVATQDARWFSLCVVDGVTVTTADGRGVVYRQRDRAKMFALLRHSLQRQLRIARKFNRMRKVYREALPVLTSKQKWESVLLEATPHA, via the coding sequence ATGAGTGACATCCCGTCCGGCGCGCTCGACGCCGCAGAATCCAGAGCCGTCAGCCTGCTGGCGCGCATCATCTCGCCGCGCCCGGGTGAACCGCACGACGTCCGCAAGCTCTACATCGAGGAAGCGACCACGAATTCGCGTCGCGCGCACGCACCGACCCGCACCACCCTGGAGATCGGCGCCGAATCCGAGGTGTCGTTCGCGACGTACTTCAACGCGTTCCCGGCCAGTTACTGGCGGCGCTGGTCGACGTTGGACACGGTGGTGCTGCGCATCGAGCTCACCGGCGGCGGGCGTGTGGACGTGTACCGCTCGAAGGCCACCGGCGCCAGGATCACCGTCGGCGGCGCCCCGGTCAGCGGTGAGCACGCCTCTGTCGAGTTCGAGATCGACCTGTCGCCATTCGAAGACGGCGGCTGGATCTGGTTCGACATCACCACCGACACCAACACCACGGTGCACAGCGCAGGCTGGTACGCGCCGTCGCCGGCGCCGGGCCGCGCCAACGTCGCGGTCGGCATCCCCACGTTCAACCGACCGTCCGACTGTGTCAACGCGTTGGCCGCGCTGACCGCAGATCCGCTGGTGGACAAGGTGATCGGCGCGGTGATCGTGTCGGATCAGGGCACCGACAAGGCCAAGGACCATCCGGGTTTCGCGGCGGCCGCCGCCGCGCTCGGGGACCGGCTGTCGGTGCACGACCAGCCCAACCTCGGCGGATCCGGCGGCTACAGCCGGGTGATGTACGAGGCGCTGAAAAACACCGACTGCGAACAGATCCTGTTCATGGACGACGACATCCGCATCGAACCCGATTCGATCCTGCGGGCGCTGGCGATGAACCGGTTCGCCAAGGCGCCCACCCTGGTCGGCGGCCAGATGCTCAACCTGCAGGAGCCGTCGCACCTGCACGTGATGGGGGAGATGGTCGCCCAAGAGAACTTCATGTGGACCAACGCCGTCAACACCGAGTACGACCACAACTTCGCGAAGTTTCCGCTCAGCGACGAGGAAGAGCCCCGAAGCCAGCTGCTGCACCGCCGCATCGACGTGGACTACAACGGCTGGTGGATGTGCATGATCCCGCGGCAGGTCGCCGAGGAACTCGGTCAGCCGTTGCCCCTGTTCATCAAATGGGACGACGCCGACTACGGGTTACGCGCCGCCGAGCACGGATACGGCACCGTGACGCTGCCCGGCGCGGCGATCTGGCACATGGCGTGGAGCGACAAGGACGATGCCATCGACTGGCAGGCATACTTCCACCTGCGCAACCGCTTGGTGGTCGCGGCCATGCATTGGGACGGCAACGTCCGCGGCCTGCTGGCCAGCCACCTGAAGGCGACGATCAAACATCTGCTGTGCCTTGAATATTCGACCGTGGCCATCCAGAACAAGGCGATGGACGACTTCCTGGCCGGACCCGAGAACCTGTTCTCGATCCTGGAGTCCGCGCTGCCCGAGGTGCGCGCCATGCGCCAGCAGTATCCCGACGCCGTGGTGCTGCCGGGCGCCACCGCCCTGCCACCGGCGTCGGACAAGCTGCGCAAGAAGGTGAAGATCCCCACCAACCCGTTGGCGATCTCGATGCGGCTGAGCCGCGGGGTCATCCACCAACTCAAACCGCACGATCCGCAGCACCACGAGCGTCCGCAGGTCAACGTGGCCACCCAGGACGCCAGGTGGTTCTCGCTGTGTGTGGTCGACGGGGTCACCGTCACCACCGCCGACGGCCGCGGCGTGGTGTACCGCCAGCGAGACCGTGCGAAAATGTTTGCCCTGCTGAGGCATTCGCTGCAGCGCCAACTGCGGATCGCCCGCAAGTTCAACCGCATGCGCAAGGTCTACCGCGAAGCGCTGCCGGTGCTCACCAGCAAGCAGAAGTGGGAGTCGGTGCTGCTCGAGGCAACACCGCATGCCTGA
- a CDS encoding phosphatase PAP2 family protein, with the protein MPDSVHGEEAVLVAVQRALAGRPGALAGARALSHFGEHSLGWLGVAALGALLWPRRRRAWVTAGVGAFLAHAAAVLIKRVVRRERPHHPAIAVNVATPSRLSFPSAHATSTTAATLLLARATGLPLPALLVPPMALSRLVLGVHYPTDVLTGVAVGAAVAKAVSTVADRREGAR; encoded by the coding sequence ATGCCTGACTCGGTTCACGGCGAAGAGGCCGTGCTGGTGGCCGTTCAGCGCGCGCTGGCCGGGCGGCCCGGCGCGCTGGCCGGTGCGCGGGCGCTGAGCCACTTCGGCGAGCACAGCCTCGGCTGGCTGGGCGTGGCCGCGCTGGGGGCGCTGCTGTGGCCGCGGCGCCGACGCGCCTGGGTGACCGCGGGCGTCGGCGCGTTTCTCGCGCACGCCGCGGCGGTGCTGATCAAGCGGGTGGTGCGGCGTGAGCGTCCGCATCACCCGGCGATCGCGGTGAACGTCGCGACCCCGAGCCGGCTGAGCTTCCCGTCGGCGCACGCGACGTCGACGACCGCGGCGACGCTGCTGCTGGCCCGGGCCACGGGGTTGCCGCTACCGGCACTTCTGGTGCCGCCCATGGCGTTGTCACGGTTGGTGCTCGGCGTGCATTACCCGACCGACGTCCTCACCGGCGTCGCGGTCGGGGCAGCCGTCGCGAAGGCGGTCAGCACGGTCGCCGACCGGAGGGAAGGGGCCCGATGA